From a single Hymenobacter sp. YIM 151500-1 genomic region:
- a CDS encoding NUDIX domain-containing protein → MRITSRQIAYDGHYKLSQLQVQDGDDLLKRERFEPGTAVAALVWNTTTRRYILTRQYRIGPESELVELAAGMVDGDEAPEMAVRREVQEELGYDIDHLEQIARIYPSPGTSAEVITVFYAEVSHQSGQGGGLAEESEKIEPVLYSPEELAEAVFEDAKTIIAAQWVRLRK, encoded by the coding sequence ATGCGCATTACCAGCCGCCAGATTGCCTACGATGGCCACTATAAACTCAGCCAGCTGCAGGTGCAGGACGGCGACGACCTGCTGAAGCGGGAGCGGTTTGAGCCGGGCACGGCGGTGGCAGCTCTGGTCTGGAACACAACCACCCGCCGCTACATCCTCACCCGCCAGTACCGCATCGGGCCCGAATCGGAGCTGGTGGAGCTGGCCGCCGGCATGGTCGACGGCGACGAAGCGCCGGAAATGGCCGTGCGCCGCGAGGTGCAGGAGGAGTTAGGCTACGACATCGACCACCTGGAGCAGATTGCCCGCATCTACCCCTCGCCCGGCACCAGCGCCGAGGTGATTACCGTGTTCTACGCCGAAGTCAGCCACCAGTCGGGCCAGGGCGGGGGACTAGCCGAGGAAAGCGAGAAAATCGAGCCCGTACTGTACTCGCCCGAGGAGCTGGCCGAGGCCGTTTTTGAAGACGCCAAAACCATTATTGCCGCGCAGTGGGTGCGGCTGCGCAAGTAG
- a CDS encoding cyanophycinase, with protein MKNPKPLGKLIAIGGNEDKGTYPNPRTKKKYYLNFFELGILKRVVLESGKADPRIEVVTTASMIPEEVGRIYVSSFAMLACHNVGVMDIRTPEDARQPEYVARLQAADVVMFSGGNQSRLTEMFGDTEFLRVLKQRYFEQPNFVIAGTSAGAMAMSHTMIKGGSVPDALMKGAVKMGTGLGLLDNVVIDSHFVKRGRFGRLIEAVARYPKLIGIGLGEDTGVLITEGHLLETIGSNLVIILDGHQLEHNNAAAARPGEAISIENMLLHVLVKGNLYDVNQREFYPNLKLRQQEAESLRITAGQDANEPTPASSY; from the coding sequence TTGAAAAACCCAAAGCCACTCGGTAAACTCATTGCCATCGGCGGCAACGAGGACAAGGGTACTTACCCCAATCCCCGCACCAAAAAGAAATACTACCTCAACTTTTTCGAGTTGGGCATCCTGAAGCGCGTCGTGCTGGAATCCGGTAAGGCGGACCCGCGCATTGAGGTAGTAACCACGGCCTCCATGATACCGGAGGAGGTGGGCCGCATTTACGTGTCTTCCTTCGCCATGCTCGCCTGCCACAATGTGGGGGTCATGGACATCCGTACGCCCGAGGACGCCCGGCAGCCGGAGTACGTGGCTCGCCTACAGGCCGCCGACGTGGTGATGTTTTCGGGCGGCAACCAGTCGCGACTGACGGAAATGTTCGGCGACACGGAGTTTCTGCGGGTGCTGAAGCAGCGCTACTTCGAGCAGCCCAACTTCGTTATTGCCGGCACCTCGGCCGGGGCCATGGCCATGTCGCACACCATGATTAAGGGCGGCAGCGTGCCCGACGCCCTGATGAAGGGCGCCGTGAAGATGGGTACCGGCCTGGGCCTGCTCGACAACGTGGTTATCGACTCCCACTTTGTGAAGCGGGGCCGGTTTGGCCGCCTCATTGAAGCCGTGGCCCGCTACCCCAAGCTAATTGGTATTGGCTTGGGTGAAGACACCGGCGTGCTCATCACCGAAGGTCACCTGCTGGAAACCATCGGCTCCAACCTGGTCATCATCCTAGACGGCCACCAGCTGGAGCACAACAACGCCGCGGCGGCCCGGCCGGGCGAGGCCATTTCCATTGAAAACATGCTGCTGCACGTGTTGGTAAAAGGCAACCTTTACGACGTCAACCAGCGCGAATTCTACCCCAACCTGAAGCTCCGCCAGCAGGAAGCCGAGTCGTTGCGCATCACGGCCGGCCAAGATGCCAACGAGCCGACGCCGGCTTCCTCGTACTAA
- a CDS encoding UDP-2,3-diacylglucosamine diphosphatase, with protein MSRTTAAPLAAKPAKRRRVEVCVVSDVHLGTYGCHAPELLRYLKSIRPRVLVLNGDIVDIWQFSKNYWPPAHMRVVRYLARLAGKGTRIHYLTGNHDELLRKFAGTRLGAFSIDNKLVLDLPHGKTWLFHGDVFDVTMRHSRWLARLGGHGYDLLILLNRLVNWGLQRLGRPRVALSKAVKDRVKSAVSLVSDFEQTAAAIAADQGYRYVACGHIHCPEIKPLATARGEVTYLNSGDWVENLTALEYTAEQGWQLYRFQHDPGLAQQPAAENQPPDETDAAADAPAAALLEGLLAELKVLRPDVDLRQ; from the coding sequence ATGAGCAGGACCACCGCTGCTCCTCTGGCTGCCAAACCGGCCAAGCGCCGCCGCGTGGAAGTGTGCGTGGTGTCTGACGTGCACCTGGGCACTTACGGCTGCCACGCCCCGGAGCTGCTGCGCTACCTCAAAAGCATCCGGCCGCGGGTGCTAGTGCTCAACGGCGACATCGTGGACATCTGGCAGTTCAGCAAAAACTACTGGCCCCCGGCTCACATGCGGGTGGTGCGCTACCTGGCGCGGCTGGCCGGCAAGGGCACCCGCATCCACTACCTCACCGGCAACCACGACGAGCTGCTACGCAAGTTTGCCGGCACCCGCCTGGGCGCCTTCAGCATCGACAACAAGCTGGTGCTCGACCTGCCCCACGGCAAAACCTGGCTGTTTCACGGCGACGTGTTCGACGTGACCATGCGCCACTCGCGCTGGCTGGCCCGCCTGGGCGGCCACGGCTACGACTTGCTTATTCTGCTGAACCGCCTCGTAAACTGGGGCTTGCAGCGGCTGGGCCGGCCCCGCGTGGCCTTGTCGAAGGCGGTGAAGGACCGGGTGAAAAGCGCCGTGAGCCTCGTGAGCGACTTCGAACAGACGGCCGCCGCCATTGCCGCCGACCAGGGCTACCGCTACGTGGCTTGCGGCCACATTCACTGCCCCGAAATCAAGCCCCTGGCCACGGCGCGGGGTGAGGTCACCTACCTCAACTCCGGCGACTGGGTGGAAAACCTGACGGCCCTGGAGTACACCGCCGAGCAGGGCTGGCAGCTTTACCGCTTCCAGCACGACCCTGGCCTGGCCCAACAGCCCGCGGCCGAAAACCAGCCGCCCGACGAAACCGATGCCGCCGCTGATGCTCCCGCCGCTGCTCTGCTGGAAGGCCTGCTGGCCGAGCTGAAAGTGCTTAGACCTGATGTAGACCTGAGACAGTGA
- a CDS encoding glycosyltransferase family protein encodes MKKILYAIQGTGNGHLSRALDIVPLLQQRAEQVDVLVSGPPADIDLPFAVRHRCHGLGFIFGKKGGINFVKTFWQLNSAAFLRELRQLPVEEYDVVISDFEPVSAWACWRRHVPCVALSHQCAVLSPFAPAPDHADPVGRAVLRHYAPATHHYGFHFQAYEPHVHTPVIRRQVRELAPRNDGHYTVYLPAFDEQTLVSRLRYLSRAVRWEVFSKHSQRESEHGNVRVRPVSGAAFLDSLGRSAGVLCGAGFETPAEALYLGKKLLVVPMKQQYEQACNAAALADLGVPVVRNLKDKSLDTLDHWLHYGRSIPVHYPDDTAAVLDKLLFEVKR; translated from the coding sequence TTGAAGAAAATTCTCTACGCCATTCAGGGCACGGGCAACGGGCACCTAAGCCGGGCCCTCGACATTGTGCCGTTGTTGCAGCAGCGGGCCGAGCAGGTAGACGTGCTGGTAAGCGGCCCCCCGGCCGACATCGACTTGCCGTTTGCCGTGCGCCACCGCTGCCACGGGCTGGGGTTTATCTTTGGGAAGAAGGGCGGCATCAACTTCGTTAAGACGTTCTGGCAGCTGAACTCGGCGGCCTTTCTGCGGGAGCTGCGTCAGTTGCCGGTAGAAGAGTATGACGTGGTAATCAGCGACTTCGAGCCGGTGTCGGCGTGGGCGTGCTGGCGCCGCCACGTGCCCTGCGTAGCCCTGAGCCACCAGTGCGCCGTGCTCAGCCCCTTCGCTCCCGCGCCCGACCACGCCGACCCCGTGGGGCGGGCCGTGCTGCGCCACTACGCCCCAGCCACCCACCACTACGGCTTTCACTTTCAGGCCTATGAGCCCCACGTGCATACGCCCGTTATCCGGCGGCAGGTGCGGGAGCTGGCGCCCCGCAACGACGGCCACTACACCGTGTACCTGCCCGCTTTTGACGAGCAGACGCTGGTAAGCCGCCTGCGTTACCTGAGCCGCGCCGTGCGCTGGGAAGTGTTCAGCAAGCACAGCCAACGAGAGTCGGAGCACGGCAACGTGCGGGTGCGCCCGGTGAGCGGGGCCGCCTTCCTCGACAGCCTCGGCCGCAGCGCTGGGGTGCTGTGCGGGGCCGGCTTCGAGACGCCCGCCGAGGCCCTGTACCTGGGCAAAAAGCTGCTGGTAGTGCCCATGAAGCAGCAGTACGAGCAGGCCTGCAACGCCGCCGCCCTGGCCGACCTGGGCGTACCTGTGGTCCGCAACCTCAAGGATAAGTCGCTGGACACGCTGGACCACTGGCTGCACTACGGCCGCAGCATCCCCGTGCACTACCCCGACGATACCGCCGCCGTGCTGGATAAGCTACTGTTTGAAGTGAAGCGGTAA
- a CDS encoding helix-turn-helix domain-containing protein has translation MVDRIRELLAARQLSPTQFADTIGVARPIISHILGGRNKPSLEVVQKIIAAFPDLSLPWLLNGAGSMFAAAEEQQSSGSAVPRAAAKAQGYGAQHTPPDATAAPTANAAPKSGRKPSSRSGLTQPADFGSRASLAATDLGQPSHPPFAAPGMDVGVHPGASGTPIAGSSAASESEVAPNTSPATTPSLSSSSPEAISSGASTGVVYRSTVASQAANEAGGAPSSQPTARPGKAIQRIVIFYQDGSFAEFRPEHS, from the coding sequence ATGGTCGACCGTATTCGGGAGTTATTAGCAGCCCGCCAACTGAGCCCCACGCAGTTTGCAGACACAATTGGCGTAGCACGCCCCATTATCAGTCACATTCTCGGAGGGCGTAACAAACCCAGTTTGGAGGTGGTGCAGAAAATTATTGCTGCTTTTCCGGATTTGTCGCTGCCTTGGCTGCTCAATGGAGCGGGAAGTATGTTTGCAGCCGCCGAGGAGCAACAAAGCTCTGGGTCGGCCGTACCACGCGCGGCTGCTAAGGCCCAAGGGTACGGTGCACAGCACACCCCTCCGGACGCTACAGCTGCTCCCACGGCTAACGCAGCCCCGAAGTCAGGGCGGAAGCCAAGCTCACGCTCAGGGCTCACGCAGCCGGCCGATTTTGGCTCAAGGGCCAGTCTGGCTGCCACCGACCTTGGCCAGCCTAGCCACCCACCTTTTGCGGCCCCTGGCATGGACGTTGGCGTACATCCAGGCGCTTCAGGTACCCCCATTGCCGGAAGCTCAGCTGCGTCAGAGTCTGAGGTTGCCCCGAATACCTCCCCGGCCACCACTCCCTCGCTGAGCAGTTCTTCCCCCGAAGCTATAAGCAGTGGAGCATCAACTGGCGTAGTCTACCGCTCTACTGTGGCATCACAGGCCGCCAATGAGGCTGGCGGTGCCCCATCTAGTCAACCTACAGCTCGGCCCGGGAAAGCAATTCAACGCATTGTCATTTTTTATCAGGATGGCTCTTTTGCTGAGTTCCGTCCGGAGCACTCATAA
- a CDS encoding DEAD/DEAH box helicase, which translates to MSFDELNLIDPILRALHEEGYTTPTPIQQQAIPQVLEGHDLLGVAQTGTGKTAAFTVPILQILHQTAQVERHAPGRTRCLILTPTRELAIQIGESFAAYGRHLPKLRHTVIFGGVGQTPQVQALKRGVEIIIATPGRLLDLMNQGFVDLRHIEIFVLDEADRMLDMGFIHDIKRLLPKLPASRQTLFFSATMPGQIQDLADTILKPNPVKVAVTPVSSTADTVTQAVYMVEKNDKPALLEHVLSDRNIRRVLVFTRTKHGADKVVKTLAKANIPAEAIHGNKSQNHRQRALSNFKAGTTRVLVATDIAARGIDVDELTHVINYEIPNEPETYVHRIGRTGRAGANGTALSFCDDEERAYLQDIQKLIRRQVPVVQEHPFQSAEVAPVPLSGGPAIKRPKGPAGRPARPGRGPQPAGQPRSEAGGRTQHQGRSGERPAGHGQRAAGSPPARSGGSPTARPSSGAGSNGQRRRFRGGGQGR; encoded by the coding sequence ATGTCATTCGACGAACTCAATCTGATTGACCCCATCCTGCGTGCCCTGCACGAGGAAGGCTACACCACCCCCACTCCTATTCAGCAGCAAGCCATTCCGCAGGTGCTCGAAGGTCACGACCTGCTGGGCGTGGCCCAGACCGGCACCGGCAAAACGGCCGCCTTCACCGTGCCCATCCTGCAGATTCTGCACCAGACGGCCCAGGTAGAGCGCCACGCGCCCGGCCGCACCCGCTGCCTGATACTCACGCCCACCCGTGAGCTGGCCATCCAAATCGGGGAAAGCTTCGCAGCCTACGGCCGCCACCTGCCCAAGCTGCGCCACACCGTCATCTTCGGCGGCGTGGGCCAAACGCCCCAGGTGCAGGCCCTTAAGCGCGGCGTGGAAATCATCATTGCCACGCCCGGCCGCCTGCTCGACCTCATGAACCAGGGCTTCGTAGACCTGCGCCACATCGAGATTTTTGTGCTGGATGAAGCAGACCGCATGCTCGACATGGGCTTCATCCACGACATCAAGCGCCTGCTGCCCAAGCTGCCGGCCTCGCGCCAGACCCTGTTCTTCTCGGCCACCATGCCCGGCCAGATTCAGGACCTGGCCGACACCATTCTCAAGCCCAACCCGGTGAAAGTGGCCGTCACGCCCGTGTCGAGCACCGCCGACACCGTGACCCAGGCCGTGTACATGGTGGAGAAAAACGACAAGCCTGCCCTGCTGGAGCACGTGCTGTCCGACAGGAACATCCGCCGGGTACTGGTGTTTACCCGCACCAAGCACGGCGCCGACAAGGTGGTGAAAACCCTGGCCAAAGCCAATATTCCGGCCGAAGCCATCCACGGCAACAAGTCGCAGAACCACCGCCAGCGGGCCCTGAGCAACTTCAAGGCCGGCACTACGCGGGTGCTCGTGGCCACCGACATTGCCGCCCGCGGCATCGACGTAGACGAGCTGACCCACGTCATCAACTACGAAATACCCAACGAGCCCGAAACCTACGTGCACCGCATCGGGCGCACCGGCCGCGCCGGCGCCAACGGCACCGCCCTCTCCTTCTGCGACGACGAGGAACGGGCCTACCTCCAGGATATTCAGAAGCTGATTCGGCGCCAGGTGCCCGTAGTGCAGGAGCATCCGTTCCAGTCGGCTGAGGTAGCGCCGGTGCCTTTGTCGGGCGGGCCGGCCATCAAGCGGCCCAAGGGCCCAGCCGGTCGGCCGGCCCGCCCCGGCCGCGGTCCGCAACCCGCCGGCCAGCCCCGCAGCGAAGCGGGCGGCCGGACCCAGCACCAGGGCCGGAGCGGTGAGCGGCCGGCCGGCCACGGCCAACGGGCTGCTGGCAGCCCACCGGCCCGCTCCGGCGGCAGCCCCACCGCCCGGCCCAGCAGCGGCGCGGGCAGTAATGGTCAGCGCCGCCGCTTCCGCGGGGGCGGCCAGGGCCGTTAG
- a CDS encoding M1 family metallopeptidase has product MSTASTAVLPTPDPHSYARPAEVRVHHLALALTVDFATRTLSGHATWQLTRQPEAPVVVFDTRGLHIEAVRLGSPEGPAASFELGLADSILGQALRITLPADVTAISIQYRTTAQAAALQWLTPEQTAGGRQPFLFTQSQAILARTWLPCQDSPGIRFTYEAQVRVPTDLLPLMSAENPQALSPAGLYHFRMDQPIPAYLMALAVGNLEYGALSPRTGVYAEPGTLPGALWEFADLEQMVTAAEDLYGPYRWGQYDLLVLPPSFPFGGMENPRLTFVTPTILAGDRSLTSLVAHELAHSWSGNLVTNATWNDFWLNEGFTVYFERRIMERLYGRPYADMLQVLGQTALHHTLAELGPASPDTHLHLQLQGRDPDEGLTEIAYEKGNYLLLKLEHRVGRPALDAFITEYFARHSFRSMGTASFIDYLRRELLDQHPGLEEQLPLSAWVYGPGVPAGAPPVAAERFAAVEEATRQWQAGTPASALVTGSWSSHEWVHLLHQLPAAGPAERLAELDAAFGFTHSGNAEILAAWFPLTIAAGYSPADEALRRFLTTVGRRKFIVPLYKALLAAGRAGEARRLYAQARPNYHAIATATLDALLGGPQGE; this is encoded by the coding sequence ATGTCAACCGCTTCCACCGCCGTCCTTCCTACCCCCGACCCGCACAGCTATGCCCGGCCCGCGGAGGTCCGCGTCCACCACCTGGCCCTGGCCCTCACCGTCGACTTTGCCACCCGCACCCTCAGCGGCCACGCCACCTGGCAGCTCACGCGCCAGCCTGAGGCCCCGGTGGTGGTTTTTGACACGCGGGGCCTGCACATTGAGGCGGTGCGCCTCGGCAGTCCCGAAGGTCCCGCGGCCAGCTTCGAGCTGGGGCTGGCTGACTCCATTTTAGGCCAGGCCCTGCGCATCACTCTACCCGCGGACGTTACGGCCATCAGCATTCAGTACCGCACCACCGCGCAGGCCGCGGCCTTGCAGTGGCTGACTCCGGAGCAGACCGCCGGCGGCCGGCAGCCTTTTCTGTTTACTCAGTCACAGGCCATTCTGGCCCGCACCTGGCTGCCCTGCCAGGACTCGCCGGGCATCCGCTTTACCTACGAAGCGCAGGTGCGCGTGCCCACCGACTTGCTGCCGCTGATGAGTGCCGAAAATCCTCAGGCCCTCTCCCCCGCTGGCCTCTACCACTTCCGCATGGACCAGCCCATTCCGGCCTACCTGATGGCCCTGGCTGTCGGCAACCTGGAGTACGGGGCCTTGAGTCCGCGCACGGGCGTGTACGCCGAGCCCGGCACCTTGCCCGGCGCCCTGTGGGAGTTTGCCGATCTGGAACAAATGGTAACGGCCGCCGAGGATTTGTATGGGCCTTACCGCTGGGGGCAATACGATTTGCTGGTCCTGCCACCCTCGTTTCCATTTGGGGGCATGGAAAACCCTCGTTTAACATTTGTGACGCCCACCATCCTGGCCGGCGACCGGAGCCTGACCAGCCTCGTGGCCCACGAGCTGGCCCACTCCTGGAGCGGCAACCTCGTCACCAATGCCACCTGGAACGACTTCTGGCTGAACGAGGGCTTTACCGTGTACTTTGAGCGCCGCATTATGGAGCGGCTCTACGGCCGCCCCTACGCCGATATGCTACAGGTACTGGGGCAAACCGCCCTGCACCACACCCTGGCCGAGCTGGGCCCCGCAAGTCCCGATACCCACTTACATCTGCAGCTGCAAGGGCGCGACCCGGACGAAGGCCTAACCGAAATTGCCTACGAAAAAGGCAATTACTTGCTGCTCAAGCTGGAACACCGAGTGGGCCGCCCGGCACTGGACGCCTTTATTACAGAGTACTTCGCCCGGCACAGCTTCCGCAGCATGGGCACAGCCTCGTTCATAGACTACCTGCGGCGGGAGTTGCTGGACCAGCACCCCGGCCTGGAAGAGCAGTTGCCACTTTCGGCGTGGGTGTACGGCCCCGGCGTGCCGGCCGGAGCACCGCCCGTGGCGGCCGAGCGGTTTGCGGCCGTGGAGGAAGCCACTCGGCAGTGGCAGGCCGGTACCCCAGCCTCGGCCCTGGTCACTGGTTCCTGGTCCAGCCACGAGTGGGTGCACCTGCTCCACCAACTGCCTGCCGCCGGGCCGGCCGAGCGCCTCGCGGAGCTGGACGCGGCTTTCGGGTTTACCCATTCCGGCAACGCCGAGATACTGGCGGCCTGGTTCCCGCTTACCATTGCGGCCGGCTACTCCCCCGCCGACGAGGCGTTGCGCCGCTTCCTGACCACGGTTGGGCGCCGCAAGTTTATTGTGCCGCTGTACAAGGCCTTGCTCGCTGCTGGCCGCGCCGGGGAGGCCCGCCGCCTCTACGCCCAGGCTCGCCCCAACTACCACGCCATTGCCACCGCCACCCTGGATGCGCTGCTGGGCGGGCCGCAGGGCGAGTAA
- a CDS encoding L,D-transpeptidase family protein, with translation MKEITRPTFFTSFCCWLLGLLLLTSTGSCSQDQKAQLKEVLPGALTKAGGPQPRLDSVYIMKYMSAEPKFKDQIEWAKKFYRERDFRLGWFRNHELVPQATTMLGVINKAANEGLDPKDYQTKNFDQLFAALKDAQSDSTKRNALEKEIDVALSATYFNWASDFYRGTVDPRAVKTIDWQVKRNKVKLHKALMTILQERESTYGYYDFEPLHPEYDRLRKALAEYREIQRNGEWPTIPATTRLKPGASSPAVTALRTRLLGPQPGGAPASAAEEIPARTVANNPGTAAPAAPAATTYDAPLVAAVKAFQTQHGLKPDGIVAGETVRLLNVPIADRIDQIILNMERWRWIPKKFEPNYLLVNIPDYTLRVVEDGKEAFTMRVIVGKALNATPIFSDKMEYVVLAPYWNVPFSIIDKELRPKLAADPYATLDRLDMEVVKGSGAKATPVDPGSIDWANLTQKTWKYTLRKRPGPKNDLGDVKFIFPNSNDVYLHDTPHDELFSQTKRGFSHGCVRVAEPIKLAEYLLRNKPGWDKQAILDTIANQKEKYISLPEKLPVYLVYFTTWVDENGQVHFRDDIYGHDKALAREYFN, from the coding sequence ATGAAAGAAATAACCCGCCCTACTTTTTTTACCTCCTTCTGCTGCTGGCTGCTGGGCCTGCTGCTGCTGACTTCTACGGGGTCGTGCAGCCAGGACCAGAAGGCGCAGCTGAAGGAGGTGCTGCCGGGGGCCCTCACCAAAGCGGGCGGCCCGCAGCCCCGGCTCGACAGCGTGTACATCATGAAGTACATGAGCGCCGAGCCCAAATTCAAAGACCAAATTGAGTGGGCCAAAAAATTTTACCGGGAGCGGGATTTCCGCCTCGGCTGGTTCCGCAACCATGAGCTTGTGCCCCAGGCTACCACCATGCTCGGCGTCATCAACAAGGCCGCCAACGAAGGCCTGGACCCGAAAGACTACCAGACCAAGAACTTCGACCAGCTGTTTGCCGCGCTGAAAGACGCGCAGTCCGACTCTACCAAGCGCAACGCCCTGGAAAAGGAAATCGACGTTGCCCTGTCAGCCACGTACTTTAACTGGGCTTCCGACTTTTACCGGGGCACCGTCGATCCGCGCGCCGTCAAGACCATTGACTGGCAGGTGAAGCGCAACAAGGTGAAGCTGCACAAGGCCCTGATGACCATCTTGCAGGAGCGGGAAAGCACCTACGGCTACTACGATTTCGAGCCCCTGCACCCCGAGTACGACCGGCTGCGCAAGGCACTGGCTGAGTACCGGGAAATACAGCGCAACGGAGAATGGCCCACAATTCCGGCCACTACGCGCCTGAAACCGGGGGCTAGCTCTCCCGCCGTAACGGCGCTACGAACCCGCCTGCTGGGGCCTCAACCTGGAGGTGCTCCCGCGTCTGCTGCCGAGGAAATACCGGCCCGTACGGTCGCCAACAACCCTGGAACTGCTGCGCCCGCCGCGCCGGCGGCCACCACCTATGATGCGCCGCTGGTAGCGGCCGTAAAGGCGTTTCAAACCCAGCACGGACTTAAGCCTGATGGCATTGTAGCCGGTGAAACAGTGCGCCTGCTCAACGTGCCCATTGCCGACCGCATCGACCAGATTATCCTGAACATGGAGCGCTGGCGGTGGATTCCGAAAAAGTTCGAGCCAAACTACTTGCTCGTCAACATCCCTGACTACACCCTGCGCGTGGTGGAAGATGGGAAGGAGGCCTTTACCATGCGCGTGATTGTGGGCAAGGCCCTCAACGCCACTCCTATCTTCAGCGACAAAATGGAGTACGTAGTGCTGGCTCCGTACTGGAATGTGCCGTTCAGTATTATTGACAAAGAGCTGCGGCCAAAGCTCGCGGCTGACCCGTACGCTACCCTGGACCGCCTCGATATGGAAGTGGTGAAAGGCTCAGGAGCCAAGGCTACACCCGTAGACCCCGGCAGCATCGACTGGGCCAACCTGACGCAGAAAACGTGGAAGTACACGCTGCGCAAGCGGCCCGGCCCCAAGAATGACCTTGGTGATGTGAAGTTCATCTTTCCCAACTCCAACGACGTCTACCTCCACGACACGCCCCACGATGAGCTGTTCAGCCAGACCAAGCGGGGATTCAGCCACGGCTGCGTGCGCGTAGCTGAACCCATCAAGCTAGCCGAGTATCTGCTGCGCAACAAGCCCGGCTGGGACAAGCAGGCTATTCTTGACACCATCGCCAACCAGAAAGAGAAGTATATCAGCTTACCTGAAAAGCTGCCGGTGTACTTGGTGTACTTCACCACCTGGGTTGACGAAAACGGCCAGGTGCACTTCCGCGACGACATTTACGGCCACGACAAAGCCCTGGCAAGAGAGTATTTCAACTAA